A part of Setaria viridis chromosome 8, Setaria_viridis_v4.0, whole genome shotgun sequence genomic DNA contains:
- the LOC117834048 gene encoding laccase-15 isoform X1 has protein sequence MASMESRSLPRAAATSMALAIAIVILIYTTARLGDAASVEHTFMPPLPSSSSTVSQPSDALPVEHTFVVSQVKMTHLCKETLATVVNGQLPGPAIYVTEGDSVTVHVVNKSPHNITIHWHGVKQWLNCWADGVPMITQLPIQPNQNFTYRFNVIGQEGTLWWHAHVPFLRASLHGALIIRPRNGASSYPFPKPDREVPIIIADYWQLDLAQAARRMMHGFLYSFANASTINGKLGDIFNCSGVPEDNYVLDVVPGKTYLLRIINAALFAEFYLKIAGHKFTVVGADASYVSPYTTDVIAIAPGETVDALVVADAPPGRYYMVALPNQAPLPDQQTPEYTTRGIMQYRNSHSSADGPARLRSDHGVEEEEEEEDDGSFGDVPVAPEMPDIHDTFTSYYFHSNLTNLYKTMVPQHVDERLYIVLSMGSICKHGQSCWRGGGHNETILIATMNNVSFQHPTGKTPLLEAHYNHTGSVDVMQELPDRPPRPFNFTDHALITDGPKEMALEPSHKATVVRRFRYGAVVEMVFQSTALMQSDSNPMHLHGHNMILLAQGLGNFDAAKDVAKYNLVNPPVRNTILVPNLGWAAIRFVANNPGVWFIHCHFEFHLTMGMAAVFIVEDGPTMDTSLPPPPANFPTYCGHDDNLLSDELCLQTKKM, from the exons ATGGCGAGCATGGAGAGCCGAAGCCTCCCCAGGGCAGCAGCCACCTCAATGGCGCTAGCTATCGCCATTGTCATCCTGATCTACACAACAGCTCGACTGGGAGACGCGGCATCCGTTGAGCATACGTTCATG CCACCGctgccatcatcttcttccactGTGTCACAGCCCTCTGATGCTCTTCCCGTCGAGCACACCTTCGTT GTGAGCCAGGTGAAGATGACACACTTGTGCAAGGAGACACTGGCCACCGTGGTGAATGGGCAGCTCCCAGGGCCAGCGATATATGTCACGGAGGGAGACTCGGTGACAGTTCATGTCGTCAACAAATCACCCCACAACATAACAATCCACTG GCATGGAGTGAAGCAGTGGCTTAACTGTTGGGCTGACGGGGTGCCGATGATTACCCAACTCCCTATCCAGCCAAACCAAAATTTCACCTACCGGTTCAACGTCATCGGGCAGGAAGGCACCCTGTGGTGGCATGCTCACGTCCCCTTCCTCCGGGCATCACTGCATGGCGCCCTCATCATCCGGCCAAGAAATGGGGCGAGCTCATATCCATTTCCAAAGCCAGACAGGGAGGTCCCGATCATAATAG CGGACTATTGGcagctagaccttgcacagGCGGCAAGGAGGATGATGCATGGTTTCTTGTATTCTTTCGCCAATGCTTCCACGATCAATGGCAAGCTTGGAGATATCTTCAATTGCTCTG GTGTGCCGGAAGATAACTACGTATTGGACGTTGTGCCTGGCAAGACCTATCTGCTACGAATAATTAACGCCGCGCTCTTCGCCGAGTTCTACCTAAAGATAGCTGGGCACAAATTCACTGTGGTTGGTGCCGATGCCAGCTACGTCAGCCCATACACCACGGATGTCATTGCCATCGCGCCAGGCGAGACGGTGGATGCCTTGGTTGTTGCTGATGCGCCCCCTGGAAGGTACTACATGGTTGCCCTGCCCAATCAGGCTCCATTGCCGGACCAACAGACCCCGGAATACACAACCAGAGGGATCATGCAGTACCGCAACAGTCACAGCTCTGCCGATGGTCCAGCGAGACTAAGGTCAGATCATggtgtggaagaagaagaagaagaagaagacgacggtTCATTCGGTGATGTGCCAGTAGCACCTGAGATGCCTGATATACATGACACATTTACATCTTACTACTTCCACAGCAACCTGACCAACCTCTACAAAACGATGGTTCCTCAGCATGTTGATGAACGATTGTACATCGTGCTCAGCATGGGCTCAATCTGCAAGCATGGCCAGTCCTGCTGGAGGGGTGGTGGTCACAATGAGACCATCCTCATCGCAACCATGAACAACGTTTCCTTCCAGCATCCCACGGGGAAGACGCCACTACTAGAAGCACACTACAACCACACTGGAAGTGTGGACGTGATGCAAGAGCTTCCCGATAGACCGCCAAGGCCATTCAACTTCACTGACCATGCGTTAATCACGGATGGACCCAAGGAGATGGCCCTAGAGCCATCGCATAAGGCCACGGTGGTGCGGCGGTTCCGGTATGGTGCCGTGGTGGAGATGGTGTTCCAGAGCACAGCACTTATGCAGAGCGACTCCAACCCGATGCATCTACATGGTCACAACATGATCCTGCTTGCACAAGGCCTTGGTAACTTCGACGCTGCGAAAGATGTTGCAAAATACAACTTGGTGAATCCACCAGTGAGGAACACCATTCTCGTCCCAAATCTTGGGTGGGCCGCTATCCGATTTGTTGCAAACAATCCAG GAGTATGGTTCATACATTGCCACTTTGAGTTTCATTTGACCATGGGCATGGCTGCAGTATTCATTGTAGAGGATGGTCCTACAATGGACACATCTCTCCCTCCACCACCTGCTAATTTTCCAACATATTGTGGTCATGACGACAATCTCCTTTCAGATGAACTGTGCCTCCAAACTAAAAAGATGTAA
- the LOC117834048 gene encoding laccase-15 isoform X3 has translation MTHLCKETLATVVNGQLPGPAIYVTEGDSVTVHVVNKSPHNITIHWHGVKQWLNCWADGVPMITQLPIQPNQNFTYRFNVIGQEGTLWWHAHVPFLRASLHGALIIRPRNGASSYPFPKPDREVPIIIADYWQLDLAQAARRMMHGFLYSFANASTINGKLGDIFNCSGVPEDNYVLDVVPGKTYLLRIINAALFAEFYLKIAGHKFTVVGADASYVSPYTTDVIAIAPGETVDALVVADAPPGRYYMVALPNQAPLPDQQTPEYTTRGIMQYRNSHSSADGPARLRSDHGVEEEEEEEDDGSFGDVPVAPEMPDIHDTFTSYYFHSNLTNLYKTMVPQHVDERLYIVLSMGSICKHGQSCWRGGGHNETILIATMNNVSFQHPTGKTPLLEAHYNHTGSVDVMQELPDRPPRPFNFTDHALITDGPKEMALEPSHKATVVRRFRYGAVVEMVFQSTALMQSDSNPMHLHGHNMILLAQGLGNFDAAKDVAKYNLVNPPVRNTILVPNLGWAAIRFVANNPGVWFIHCHFEFHLTMGMAAVFIVEDGPTMDTSLPPPPANFPTYCGHDDNLLSDELCLQTKKM, from the exons ATGACACACTTGTGCAAGGAGACACTGGCCACCGTGGTGAATGGGCAGCTCCCAGGGCCAGCGATATATGTCACGGAGGGAGACTCGGTGACAGTTCATGTCGTCAACAAATCACCCCACAACATAACAATCCACTG GCATGGAGTGAAGCAGTGGCTTAACTGTTGGGCTGACGGGGTGCCGATGATTACCCAACTCCCTATCCAGCCAAACCAAAATTTCACCTACCGGTTCAACGTCATCGGGCAGGAAGGCACCCTGTGGTGGCATGCTCACGTCCCCTTCCTCCGGGCATCACTGCATGGCGCCCTCATCATCCGGCCAAGAAATGGGGCGAGCTCATATCCATTTCCAAAGCCAGACAGGGAGGTCCCGATCATAATAG CGGACTATTGGcagctagaccttgcacagGCGGCAAGGAGGATGATGCATGGTTTCTTGTATTCTTTCGCCAATGCTTCCACGATCAATGGCAAGCTTGGAGATATCTTCAATTGCTCTG GTGTGCCGGAAGATAACTACGTATTGGACGTTGTGCCTGGCAAGACCTATCTGCTACGAATAATTAACGCCGCGCTCTTCGCCGAGTTCTACCTAAAGATAGCTGGGCACAAATTCACTGTGGTTGGTGCCGATGCCAGCTACGTCAGCCCATACACCACGGATGTCATTGCCATCGCGCCAGGCGAGACGGTGGATGCCTTGGTTGTTGCTGATGCGCCCCCTGGAAGGTACTACATGGTTGCCCTGCCCAATCAGGCTCCATTGCCGGACCAACAGACCCCGGAATACACAACCAGAGGGATCATGCAGTACCGCAACAGTCACAGCTCTGCCGATGGTCCAGCGAGACTAAGGTCAGATCATggtgtggaagaagaagaagaagaagaagacgacggtTCATTCGGTGATGTGCCAGTAGCACCTGAGATGCCTGATATACATGACACATTTACATCTTACTACTTCCACAGCAACCTGACCAACCTCTACAAAACGATGGTTCCTCAGCATGTTGATGAACGATTGTACATCGTGCTCAGCATGGGCTCAATCTGCAAGCATGGCCAGTCCTGCTGGAGGGGTGGTGGTCACAATGAGACCATCCTCATCGCAACCATGAACAACGTTTCCTTCCAGCATCCCACGGGGAAGACGCCACTACTAGAAGCACACTACAACCACACTGGAAGTGTGGACGTGATGCAAGAGCTTCCCGATAGACCGCCAAGGCCATTCAACTTCACTGACCATGCGTTAATCACGGATGGACCCAAGGAGATGGCCCTAGAGCCATCGCATAAGGCCACGGTGGTGCGGCGGTTCCGGTATGGTGCCGTGGTGGAGATGGTGTTCCAGAGCACAGCACTTATGCAGAGCGACTCCAACCCGATGCATCTACATGGTCACAACATGATCCTGCTTGCACAAGGCCTTGGTAACTTCGACGCTGCGAAAGATGTTGCAAAATACAACTTGGTGAATCCACCAGTGAGGAACACCATTCTCGTCCCAAATCTTGGGTGGGCCGCTATCCGATTTGTTGCAAACAATCCAG GAGTATGGTTCATACATTGCCACTTTGAGTTTCATTTGACCATGGGCATGGCTGCAGTATTCATTGTAGAGGATGGTCCTACAATGGACACATCTCTCCCTCCACCACCTGCTAATTTTCCAACATATTGTGGTCATGACGACAATCTCCTTTCAGATGAACTGTGCCTCCAAACTAAAAAGATGTAA
- the LOC117834048 gene encoding laccase-15 isoform X2, translating into MASMESRSLPRAAATSMALAIAIVILIYTTARLGDAASVEHTFMVSQVKMTHLCKETLATVVNGQLPGPAIYVTEGDSVTVHVVNKSPHNITIHWHGVKQWLNCWADGVPMITQLPIQPNQNFTYRFNVIGQEGTLWWHAHVPFLRASLHGALIIRPRNGASSYPFPKPDREVPIIIADYWQLDLAQAARRMMHGFLYSFANASTINGKLGDIFNCSGVPEDNYVLDVVPGKTYLLRIINAALFAEFYLKIAGHKFTVVGADASYVSPYTTDVIAIAPGETVDALVVADAPPGRYYMVALPNQAPLPDQQTPEYTTRGIMQYRNSHSSADGPARLRSDHGVEEEEEEEDDGSFGDVPVAPEMPDIHDTFTSYYFHSNLTNLYKTMVPQHVDERLYIVLSMGSICKHGQSCWRGGGHNETILIATMNNVSFQHPTGKTPLLEAHYNHTGSVDVMQELPDRPPRPFNFTDHALITDGPKEMALEPSHKATVVRRFRYGAVVEMVFQSTALMQSDSNPMHLHGHNMILLAQGLGNFDAAKDVAKYNLVNPPVRNTILVPNLGWAAIRFVANNPGVWFIHCHFEFHLTMGMAAVFIVEDGPTMDTSLPPPPANFPTYCGHDDNLLSDELCLQTKKM; encoded by the exons ATGGCGAGCATGGAGAGCCGAAGCCTCCCCAGGGCAGCAGCCACCTCAATGGCGCTAGCTATCGCCATTGTCATCCTGATCTACACAACAGCTCGACTGGGAGACGCGGCATCCGTTGAGCATACGTTCATG GTGAGCCAGGTGAAGATGACACACTTGTGCAAGGAGACACTGGCCACCGTGGTGAATGGGCAGCTCCCAGGGCCAGCGATATATGTCACGGAGGGAGACTCGGTGACAGTTCATGTCGTCAACAAATCACCCCACAACATAACAATCCACTG GCATGGAGTGAAGCAGTGGCTTAACTGTTGGGCTGACGGGGTGCCGATGATTACCCAACTCCCTATCCAGCCAAACCAAAATTTCACCTACCGGTTCAACGTCATCGGGCAGGAAGGCACCCTGTGGTGGCATGCTCACGTCCCCTTCCTCCGGGCATCACTGCATGGCGCCCTCATCATCCGGCCAAGAAATGGGGCGAGCTCATATCCATTTCCAAAGCCAGACAGGGAGGTCCCGATCATAATAG CGGACTATTGGcagctagaccttgcacagGCGGCAAGGAGGATGATGCATGGTTTCTTGTATTCTTTCGCCAATGCTTCCACGATCAATGGCAAGCTTGGAGATATCTTCAATTGCTCTG GTGTGCCGGAAGATAACTACGTATTGGACGTTGTGCCTGGCAAGACCTATCTGCTACGAATAATTAACGCCGCGCTCTTCGCCGAGTTCTACCTAAAGATAGCTGGGCACAAATTCACTGTGGTTGGTGCCGATGCCAGCTACGTCAGCCCATACACCACGGATGTCATTGCCATCGCGCCAGGCGAGACGGTGGATGCCTTGGTTGTTGCTGATGCGCCCCCTGGAAGGTACTACATGGTTGCCCTGCCCAATCAGGCTCCATTGCCGGACCAACAGACCCCGGAATACACAACCAGAGGGATCATGCAGTACCGCAACAGTCACAGCTCTGCCGATGGTCCAGCGAGACTAAGGTCAGATCATggtgtggaagaagaagaagaagaagaagacgacggtTCATTCGGTGATGTGCCAGTAGCACCTGAGATGCCTGATATACATGACACATTTACATCTTACTACTTCCACAGCAACCTGACCAACCTCTACAAAACGATGGTTCCTCAGCATGTTGATGAACGATTGTACATCGTGCTCAGCATGGGCTCAATCTGCAAGCATGGCCAGTCCTGCTGGAGGGGTGGTGGTCACAATGAGACCATCCTCATCGCAACCATGAACAACGTTTCCTTCCAGCATCCCACGGGGAAGACGCCACTACTAGAAGCACACTACAACCACACTGGAAGTGTGGACGTGATGCAAGAGCTTCCCGATAGACCGCCAAGGCCATTCAACTTCACTGACCATGCGTTAATCACGGATGGACCCAAGGAGATGGCCCTAGAGCCATCGCATAAGGCCACGGTGGTGCGGCGGTTCCGGTATGGTGCCGTGGTGGAGATGGTGTTCCAGAGCACAGCACTTATGCAGAGCGACTCCAACCCGATGCATCTACATGGTCACAACATGATCCTGCTTGCACAAGGCCTTGGTAACTTCGACGCTGCGAAAGATGTTGCAAAATACAACTTGGTGAATCCACCAGTGAGGAACACCATTCTCGTCCCAAATCTTGGGTGGGCCGCTATCCGATTTGTTGCAAACAATCCAG GAGTATGGTTCATACATTGCCACTTTGAGTTTCATTTGACCATGGGCATGGCTGCAGTATTCATTGTAGAGGATGGTCCTACAATGGACACATCTCTCCCTCCACCACCTGCTAATTTTCCAACATATTGTGGTCATGACGACAATCTCCTTTCAGATGAACTGTGCCTCCAAACTAAAAAGATGTAA